Proteins from one Variovorax sp. TBS-050B genomic window:
- a CDS encoding IclR family transcriptional regulator: MVEQPREADAEANGGVTAVTRALQLLDAFGMQDERLTLAELTRRSGMHKTTALRLLRTLALAKYVVQRDDGEWRLGPAAGWLGARYQASFDANNVVEPMLLALSQATGESAAFYVREGNSRTCLARVEGPQPIRHHARMGAMLPLELGSPGRVILAFSGAPGKLYEEIRKKGYHYSIGEREKNVATVSAPVFGLRWALLGSVCISGPADRLPKAKLIGLAKTIMKAANELSYALAGRPTAQTPAVVSTWHP, encoded by the coding sequence GTGGTCGAGCAGCCCCGCGAGGCCGATGCCGAGGCGAACGGCGGCGTCACCGCCGTCACGCGCGCGCTGCAGCTGCTCGATGCCTTCGGCATGCAGGACGAGCGCCTGACGCTGGCCGAGCTGACGCGGCGCAGCGGCATGCACAAGACCACCGCGCTGCGCCTGCTGCGCACGCTCGCGCTGGCGAAGTACGTGGTGCAGCGCGACGACGGCGAATGGCGCCTCGGTCCCGCCGCGGGCTGGCTCGGCGCGCGCTACCAGGCGAGCTTCGATGCCAACAACGTCGTCGAGCCGATGCTGCTCGCGCTGTCCCAGGCCACCGGCGAGAGCGCCGCCTTCTACGTGCGCGAGGGCAACTCCCGGACCTGCCTCGCGCGCGTCGAGGGACCGCAGCCGATCCGGCATCACGCGCGCATGGGCGCGATGCTGCCGCTCGAACTCGGCTCGCCGGGCCGCGTCATCCTCGCGTTCTCGGGCGCGCCGGGCAAGCTCTACGAGGAGATCCGCAAGAAGGGCTACCACTACTCGATCGGCGAGCGCGAGAAGAACGTCGCCACCGTTTCGGCCCCGGTCTTCGGGCTGCGCTGGGCGCTGCTCGGCTCGGTCTGCATCTCGGGCCCCGCCGACCGGCTGCCGAAGGCGAAGCTGATCGGCCTCGCCAAGACCATCATGAAGGCCGCCAACGAGCTCTCGTACGCGCTCGCGGGCCGGCCGACGGCGCAGACGCCGGCGGTGGTGTCGACCTGGCATCCGTAG
- a CDS encoding OmpA family protein encodes MPIQDTSSLRARCAVALAGLALAGCANLHDERYHWCQGQSCAPAPVVAPAPAPVPAPPPPAATVRRVSLSADALFRFDRAGPADMLPQGRAELDALARALQTEPMQVERLTITGHTDRLGDPAYNERLGLQRASTVRDHLRNAGVGVPMEVRSMGEREPVTRDCQGSRRSAELVACLQPDRRVVVDIQGRALKP; translated from the coding sequence ATGCCGATCCAAGACACATCCTCCCTGCGCGCGCGCTGCGCCGTTGCCCTCGCGGGCCTCGCGCTCGCCGGCTGCGCCAATCTGCACGACGAGCGCTACCACTGGTGCCAGGGCCAGAGCTGCGCGCCCGCGCCCGTGGTGGCGCCGGCGCCCGCCCCGGTGCCCGCGCCGCCGCCGCCGGCCGCGACGGTGCGCCGCGTCAGCCTCAGCGCCGATGCGCTGTTCCGCTTCGACCGCGCGGGCCCGGCCGACATGCTGCCGCAGGGCCGCGCCGAGCTCGACGCGCTGGCGCGCGCGCTGCAGACCGAGCCGATGCAGGTCGAGCGCCTCACGATCACCGGCCACACCGACCGGCTCGGCGACCCGGCCTACAACGAGCGCCTCGGGCTGCAGCGCGCAAGCACCGTGCGCGACCACCTGCGCAACGCCGGCGTGGGCGTGCCGATGGAAGTGCGCTCGATGGGCGAGCGCGAGCCCGTGACGCGCGACTGCCAGGGCAGCCGGCGCAGCGCGGAACTCGTGGCCTGCCTGCAGCCGGACCGCCGCGTGGTCGTCGACATCCAGGGTCGGGCGCTGAAGCCGTAG
- a CDS encoding CoA transferase — protein MTQATQGLPLQGIRILDMATVLAAPFAATLCGDMGAEVVKLELPRGNDTLRGLAPVHQGHALFWKTANRGKRGISLDVRKPEGREIFLRLVEGFDVLVENFRTGTLDGWGLDLATLHAHNPRLIVLRLTGFGQTGPNARKPGFARIFEAMSGFTHLSGEPGGPPQHMNYPLGDTIAGLFGAFAIATALAERNAQPPDARRGAEIDLSATEALLRLLDPLAAEYRFSGVARERTGSRASYTAPSNVYRTADGAWITLVGSADPIFMRLCAAMEQPALATDPRFDNNLQRTQHHVALDDIVAAWAAHHPLDALAARLAQHEVPFSKVYSIADAMDDPHFRARAAFVELQDPELGAIPAPAAVPRFVGRAAGAAPVVGPRTGQDNAAVYGEIGLGAGDIARLREAGVV, from the coding sequence ATGACGCAGGCGACGCAGGGCCTGCCGCTGCAGGGCATCCGCATCCTCGACATGGCGACCGTGCTCGCCGCGCCCTTCGCGGCCACGCTGTGCGGCGACATGGGTGCCGAGGTCGTCAAGCTCGAACTGCCGCGCGGCAACGACACGCTGCGCGGTCTCGCGCCGGTGCACCAGGGCCACGCGCTGTTCTGGAAGACCGCCAACCGCGGCAAGCGCGGCATCTCGCTCGACGTGCGCAAGCCCGAGGGACGCGAGATCTTCCTGCGCCTGGTGGAAGGCTTCGACGTGCTGGTCGAGAACTTCCGCACCGGCACGCTCGACGGCTGGGGCCTCGACCTCGCGACGCTGCATGCGCACAACCCGCGGCTCATCGTGCTGCGGCTCACGGGCTTCGGCCAGACCGGGCCGAATGCGCGCAAGCCCGGCTTCGCGCGCATCTTCGAGGCCATGAGCGGCTTCACGCACCTGAGCGGCGAGCCCGGCGGCCCGCCGCAGCACATGAACTACCCGCTCGGCGACACCATCGCCGGCCTGTTCGGCGCCTTCGCGATCGCGACCGCGCTGGCCGAACGCAACGCGCAGCCGCCCGATGCCCGGCGCGGCGCCGAGATCGACCTCTCGGCCACCGAGGCGCTGCTGCGCCTGCTCGATCCGCTCGCAGCCGAATACCGCTTCTCCGGGGTGGCACGCGAACGCACCGGCTCGCGCGCGAGCTACACCGCGCCCTCGAACGTCTACCGCACGGCCGATGGCGCCTGGATCACGCTGGTGGGTTCGGCGGACCCGATCTTCATGCGCCTCTGCGCCGCGATGGAACAGCCCGCGCTCGCGACCGATCCGCGCTTCGATAACAACCTGCAGCGCACGCAGCACCATGTGGCGCTCGACGACATCGTCGCTGCATGGGCGGCGCACCATCCGCTCGATGCGCTCGCCGCGCGGCTCGCGCAGCACGAGGTGCCGTTCAGCAAGGTGTACTCGATCGCGGATGCGATGGACGACCCGCACTTCCGCGCGCGCGCTGCCTTCGTCGAGCTGCAGGACCCGGAGCTCGGCGCGATCCCGGCGCCCGCTGCGGTGCCGCGCTTCGTGGGGCGCGCGGCGGGCGCCGCGCCCGTGGTGGGGCCGCGCACGGGGCAGGACAACGCAGCGGTGTATGGCGAGATCGGCCTCGGGGCTGGCGACATTGCGCGCTTGCGCGAAGCCGGTGTGGTCTAG
- a CDS encoding YqiA/YcfP family alpha/beta fold hydrolase encodes MVPRDSLAQVEEDHDALLHGMGRAPRCVAVLGFSYGGYMAALLTSVRRVNRLVLRSPALYPDHDWNAPKVALDEAELRAFRARVHAPSENRALGCCAAFEGDVLLVASEKDEVIPPPVIESYRAAFGRARSFAFFMLPGADHALSDDRHKALYHRRVVEWLGQTA; translated from the coding sequence GTGGTGCCGCGCGACAGCCTCGCGCAGGTGGAGGAGGACCACGACGCGCTGCTGCACGGCATGGGCCGTGCGCCGCGCTGCGTCGCGGTGCTGGGCTTCAGCTACGGCGGCTACATGGCGGCGCTGCTCACCTCGGTGCGCCGCGTCAACCGGCTGGTGCTGCGCTCGCCCGCGCTCTATCCGGACCACGACTGGAACGCGCCCAAGGTCGCGCTCGACGAGGCCGAGCTGCGTGCGTTCCGTGCGCGCGTGCATGCGCCGTCGGAGAACCGCGCGCTCGGCTGCTGCGCGGCGTTCGAGGGCGACGTGCTGCTCGTCGCCTCGGAAAAGGACGAAGTGATTCCGCCGCCGGTGATCGAGAGCTACCGCGCGGCCTTCGGCCGGGCGCGCTCGTTCGCCTTCTTCATGCTGCCCGGCGCCGACCACGCGCTCAGCGACGACCGCCACAAGGCGCTCTACCACCGCCGCGTGGTCGAGTGGCTCGGGCAGACCGCCTGA
- a CDS encoding autotransporter outer membrane beta-barrel domain-containing protein, with protein sequence MNTYFRSVYNEALGTWVAASELCAARGKKASGLALGTVLLAAVAATPAWAVNECGAVAAGGTAICNGDGTPATDAAPYAAGIFYSSQDAKIVLDAGAGTLTVQPATPLIAVASRGGAGVGTREVQINGDVRITTMAGTAGGPTIGAQAYQQQGGNALVVQNGGSITAVGQNAFGIAVRTDGGGTATAIQNGGSISTTGTGGNGVALFSETYSTGAAVSTQNGGTIATNGSHAAYALARGNGSATATQTGGTIHAESTTFVNAGIVAQTLGTGDARATQSGGTIVTSSQGGAIGAVASGSGNAWAEQAGGSVSSTGSNAAAVAASAAGAGNATVVQAAGLTASATGANSNGLNARAAGTGRYAVSAAGSVTGGSGSNAAAVHTGGAAGGTIDIAASATLDGSRSGIAVIDEDGAVALTTAGTLTGHILTRGGNDAIQLVGGSVAGQVDAGSGDDRFAWSGGSLSGGFLGGDGSDTALVTAPAYNGSQLLDGGDDASAADGFVDRLTLQGATVTAGGDTLRNWESITLDNTRLTLAGAPLTVGAGTDGAGAPLGLFIQPNSSVSMGQQAFTITGDLHNAGLLDLRNPAGLPGNVLSLYGNYAGANGIVRINTALGGDASATDKLVVNGSTSGVTRVLVANAGGAGAATLNGIQVVQVTGTSSEGNFVLAAPVQAGAYEYGLHRGGRIDGDANSFYLSSVYNTPAPVPVPGAAPAPAPAPLPVPAPEVFRPAVAGYVLGQAATAELGLGLLGSLHKRVGEQQTLKWDHCGCGDKAPDDQLWMRLHAQRLDVDGKRQFGFEQEMQYFQIGKDLAVRYGADPADRSRSHTGISLGYGRNQVDFNDRRRGAAGMGYDTGRMKGEMLTLGAYHTRYADNGSYLDLVGQLHAVRNKYVDRFGGEARQKGSGVGLSVEVGRPWQIGESQWLIEPQAQLSYQLTRYRGFADGVSSVDGFTSQSLRGRIGARLAWNDKAERGEKLVRTNTFYVTANILHEFKDPQGVTIGGTTVSEDWGKKTWAELGVGAQFPLSKAAYVYGGLQYQRSLGGSQREGVSGQLGVRVAW encoded by the coding sequence ATGAACACCTACTTTCGCAGTGTCTACAACGAAGCATTGGGTACATGGGTCGCGGCGAGCGAGCTCTGCGCCGCGCGCGGCAAGAAGGCCTCCGGCCTGGCGCTCGGCACCGTTCTGCTGGCCGCGGTCGCGGCGACGCCCGCCTGGGCGGTGAACGAATGCGGCGCCGTCGCGGCGGGCGGCACGGCCATCTGCAACGGCGACGGCACGCCTGCGACCGACGCGGCGCCGTATGCGGCCGGCATCTTCTATTCGAGCCAGGACGCGAAGATCGTGCTCGACGCTGGCGCGGGCACCCTGACCGTGCAGCCCGCCACGCCGTTGATCGCCGTCGCCAGCCGCGGCGGCGCAGGCGTGGGCACGCGCGAGGTGCAGATCAACGGTGACGTGCGCATCACGACCATGGCGGGCACGGCGGGCGGTCCGACCATCGGCGCGCAGGCCTACCAGCAGCAGGGCGGCAACGCGCTCGTGGTGCAGAACGGCGGTTCCATCACCGCGGTCGGCCAGAACGCCTTCGGCATCGCGGTGCGCACCGACGGCGGCGGCACCGCGACCGCGATCCAGAACGGCGGCAGCATCTCCACGACCGGCACGGGCGGCAACGGCGTGGCCCTGTTCTCCGAAACCTACAGCACGGGCGCTGCGGTCTCGACGCAGAACGGCGGCACCATCGCCACCAACGGCTCGCACGCGGCCTATGCGCTCGCGCGCGGCAACGGCAGCGCAACGGCCACGCAGACCGGCGGCACCATCCACGCCGAGTCCACCACCTTCGTCAACGCCGGCATCGTGGCCCAGACACTGGGCACCGGCGATGCGCGCGCCACGCAGAGCGGGGGCACGATCGTCACCAGCAGCCAGGGCGGCGCGATCGGCGCGGTGGCGAGCGGCAGCGGCAATGCCTGGGCCGAGCAGGCCGGCGGCAGCGTGAGCTCGACCGGCAGCAACGCGGCCGCGGTGGCCGCCTCGGCGGCGGGCGCCGGCAATGCCACCGTGGTGCAGGCGGCGGGCCTCACGGCCTCGGCCACCGGCGCCAACAGCAACGGCCTGAACGCCCGCGCCGCCGGCACCGGCCGCTACGCGGTGTCGGCCGCGGGCTCGGTGACCGGCGGCTCCGGCAGCAACGCGGCGGCGGTGCACACCGGGGGCGCGGCGGGCGGCACGATCGACATCGCGGCCAGCGCCACGCTCGACGGCTCGCGCTCCGGCATCGCAGTCATCGACGAGGACGGCGCGGTCGCGCTCACGACCGCGGGCACGCTGACCGGCCACATCCTCACGCGCGGCGGCAACGACGCGATCCAGCTGGTCGGCGGCTCGGTCGCGGGCCAGGTGGATGCGGGCAGCGGCGACGACCGCTTCGCCTGGTCGGGCGGCAGCCTCTCGGGCGGCTTCCTCGGCGGCGACGGTTCCGACACCGCGCTGGTGACCGCGCCGGCCTACAACGGCAGCCAGCTGCTCGACGGCGGCGACGATGCCTCGGCCGCCGACGGCTTCGTCGACCGGCTCACGCTGCAAGGCGCGACCGTCACCGCGGGCGGCGACACGCTGCGCAACTGGGAGTCGATCACGCTCGACAACACCCGTCTCACGCTGGCCGGTGCACCGCTCACGGTGGGCGCGGGCACCGACGGCGCCGGCGCGCCGCTGGGCCTGTTCATCCAGCCCAACAGCAGCGTCTCGATGGGCCAGCAGGCCTTCACGATCACGGGCGACCTGCACAACGCCGGCCTGCTGGACCTGCGCAACCCGGCCGGCCTGCCCGGCAACGTGCTGAGCCTCTACGGCAACTACGCGGGCGCCAACGGCATCGTGCGCATCAACACCGCGCTCGGCGGCGATGCGAGCGCGACCGACAAGCTGGTGGTCAACGGCAGCACCAGCGGTGTCACGCGCGTGCTGGTGGCCAATGCCGGCGGTGCGGGCGCCGCCACCCTCAACGGCATCCAGGTGGTGCAGGTCACGGGCACCTCGAGCGAGGGCAACTTCGTGCTCGCCGCGCCGGTGCAGGCCGGCGCCTACGAATACGGGCTGCACCGCGGCGGCCGCATCGACGGCGACGCCAACAGCTTCTACCTGAGCAGCGTCTACAACACGCCCGCACCCGTGCCGGTGCCCGGAGCGGCGCCCGCGCCGGCGCCCGCGCCGCTGCCGGTGCCCGCGCCCGAGGTGTTCCGCCCCGCGGTGGCGGGCTACGTGCTCGGCCAGGCGGCCACGGCCGAACTCGGCCTGGGCCTGCTCGGCAGCCTGCACAAGCGCGTGGGCGAACAGCAGACGCTCAAGTGGGACCATTGCGGCTGCGGCGACAAGGCGCCCGACGACCAGCTCTGGATGCGCCTGCATGCCCAGCGCCTCGACGTCGACGGCAAGCGCCAGTTCGGCTTCGAGCAGGAGATGCAGTACTTCCAGATCGGCAAGGACCTCGCCGTGCGCTACGGCGCCGATCCCGCCGACCGCTCGCGCAGCCACACCGGCATCAGCCTCGGCTACGGCCGCAACCAGGTGGACTTCAACGACCGCCGCCGCGGCGCGGCCGGCATGGGCTACGACACCGGCCGCATGAAGGGCGAGATGCTCACGCTCGGCGCCTACCACACGCGCTATGCCGACAACGGCAGCTACCTCGACCTGGTCGGCCAACTCCATGCGGTGCGCAACAAGTACGTCGACCGCTTCGGCGGCGAGGCGCGGCAGAAGGGCAGCGGCGTCGGGCTCAGCGTCGAGGTCGGCCGGCCCTGGCAGATCGGCGAGAGCCAGTGGCTGATCGAGCCGCAGGCGCAGCTGAGCTATCAGCTCACGCGCTACCGCGGCTTTGCCGACGGCGTGTCGTCGGTCGACGGCTTCACGAGCCAGAGCCTGCGCGGCCGCATCGGCGCCCGCCTGGCGTGGAACGACAAGGCCGAGCGCGGCGAAAAGCTCGTGCGCACCAACACCTTCTACGTTACGGCCAACATCCTGCACGAGTTCAAGGATCCCCAGGGCGTGACCATCGGCGGCACCACGGTCAGCGAGGACTGGGGCAAGAAGACCTGGGCCGAACTCGGCGTGGGCGCGCAGTTCCCGCTGAGCAAGGCCGCGTACGTCTACGGCGGCCTGCAGTACCAGCGCTCGCTCGGCGGCAGCCAGCGCGAAGGCGTGTCGGGCCAGCTCGGCGTGCGCGTGGCGTGGTGA
- a CDS encoding acyl-CoA dehydrogenase family protein — MIRDPRRLDALLDDIRAFVRTTWHPLEDEVDRTGEIPEAVVERLRRKGYFGWSIPEAHGGLGLSTEELVLCAMELSQASVALRARVGTNTGIGSEALVADGTPWQKERWLPRMASGELTGCLALTEPDAGSEATNIRTTARREGDHYVLDGSKCFITNAPLADVFTVIARTGEGSRGHAGLSAFLVERGPGLRTGAPYRKMGQAGSPVSDVHFEHCRVPASHLIGGEEGAGFKTVMKVLNKQRLHLAALCTGPAIRMLDLAIAHATRREQFGQPVANFQLVQALIADCRTEIFAAHSMILEAARARDRGEDVALSASMCKYFASEMCGRVADRCVQMFGGAGYIADFSPIERYYRDVRLFRLYEGTSQIHQLNIAKLALREHAEGERP, encoded by the coding sequence ATGATCCGCGACCCCCGACGACTCGACGCCCTCCTCGACGACATCCGCGCCTTCGTGCGCACCACCTGGCATCCGCTCGAGGACGAGGTGGACCGCACCGGAGAGATCCCCGAAGCCGTGGTCGAACGACTGCGCCGCAAGGGCTACTTCGGCTGGAGCATTCCCGAGGCGCACGGCGGCCTGGGCCTGAGCACCGAGGAACTGGTGCTCTGCGCGATGGAACTCTCACAGGCCTCGGTGGCGCTGCGCGCGCGCGTGGGCACCAACACCGGCATCGGCTCCGAGGCGCTGGTGGCCGACGGCACGCCGTGGCAGAAGGAGCGCTGGCTGCCGCGCATGGCGAGCGGCGAGCTGACCGGCTGCCTCGCACTGACCGAACCCGACGCCGGCTCCGAGGCGACCAACATCCGCACCACCGCCCGCCGCGAGGGCGACCACTACGTGCTCGACGGCAGCAAGTGCTTCATCACCAACGCGCCGCTCGCGGACGTGTTCACCGTGATCGCGCGCACCGGCGAAGGCAGCCGCGGCCATGCCGGGCTCAGTGCCTTCCTGGTCGAACGCGGGCCGGGCCTGCGCACGGGTGCGCCCTACCGCAAGATGGGACAGGCAGGATCGCCGGTGTCCGACGTGCATTTCGAGCACTGCCGCGTGCCGGCCAGCCACCTGATCGGCGGTGAGGAAGGCGCGGGCTTCAAGACCGTGATGAAGGTGCTCAACAAGCAGCGCCTGCACCTGGCCGCGCTGTGCACCGGGCCCGCGATCCGCATGCTCGACCTGGCGATCGCGCACGCCACGCGGCGCGAGCAGTTCGGCCAGCCGGTGGCGAACTTCCAGCTCGTGCAGGCCCTGATCGCCGACTGCCGCACCGAGATCTTCGCGGCGCACTCGATGATCCTCGAAGCCGCGCGCGCACGCGACCGCGGCGAGGACGTGGCGCTCTCGGCATCGATGTGCAAGTACTTCGCCTCCGAGATGTGCGGCCGCGTGGCCGACCGCTGTGTGCAGATGTTCGGCGGCGCGGGCTACATCGCCGATTTCAGCCCCATCGAGCGCTACTACCGCGACGTGCGGCTGTTCCGGCTCTACGAGGGCACGAGCCAGATCCACCAGCTCAACATCGCGAAGCTCGCGCTGCGCGAGCACGCGGAAGGCGAACGGCCGTGA
- a CDS encoding helix-turn-helix domain-containing protein, which translates to MRADRPMHQLKDQQDLRRVRAADPDFSGTLAKGLMILQSFVRDPRAHANSEFADRLGLPRPTVSRLCRSLQALGFLDHDERLDRYFIGPAAVALGYPYVINTPLLPQLRPAMQSMADRFEGAVSVGVTMDLDVVYVETCAHEQGTLKRPGVGAVRGIVETAMGRAWLAQLPAAERNRFLARAKRERTDEYARSSEGLKASLANHGKRGFAINMGDAGLGVLAVGVASNIRYGPRRLLFNCAVPGYRAKSADLVKTIGPALVQLVNMADRQVGLR; encoded by the coding sequence ATGCGCGCAGACCGGCCGATGCACCAGCTCAAGGACCAGCAGGACCTGCGCCGCGTGCGCGCGGCCGATCCGGACTTCTCGGGCACGCTGGCCAAGGGGCTCATGATCCTGCAGAGCTTCGTGCGCGACCCGCGCGCGCATGCCAACAGCGAGTTCGCCGACCGCCTGGGCCTGCCGCGGCCCACCGTGAGCCGCCTGTGCCGCAGCCTGCAGGCGCTGGGCTTCCTCGACCACGACGAGCGGCTCGACCGCTACTTCATCGGCCCGGCCGCGGTGGCGCTCGGCTATCCCTACGTGATCAACACGCCGCTGCTGCCGCAGCTGCGCCCCGCGATGCAGTCGATGGCGGACCGCTTCGAGGGCGCGGTGTCGGTGGGCGTGACGATGGACCTCGACGTGGTCTATGTCGAGACCTGCGCGCACGAGCAGGGCACGCTGAAGCGCCCCGGCGTGGGCGCGGTGCGCGGCATCGTCGAGACCGCGATGGGCCGCGCCTGGCTCGCGCAACTCCCGGCCGCCGAGCGCAACCGCTTTCTCGCGCGCGCGAAGCGCGAGCGCACCGACGAGTACGCGCGCAGCAGCGAAGGCCTCAAGGCCAGCCTCGCGAACCACGGCAAGCGCGGCTTCGCCATCAACATGGGCGACGCCGGCCTCGGCGTGCTCGCGGTGGGCGTGGCCTCGAACATCCGCTACGGCCCGCGGCGGCTGCTGTTCAACTGCGCGGTGCCCGGCTACCGCGCGAAGTCGGCCGACCTCGTGAAGACCATCGGGCCGGCGCTGGTGCAGCTGGTCAACATGGCGGACCGGCAGGTGGGCCTGCGTTAG
- a CDS encoding tripartite tricarboxylate transporter substrate binding protein, producing MTSRSALSSRLAGLLAAAALSAGAAHAVYPEQPIKLIVPFPAAGSTDLVARALAVDLGTALGQQIVVENKPGAGSLIGSEFVAKAAPDGYTLLMAGLSNVFLPYVHKELKWDPVDDFVGVGLVADLPNVIAVNAKTPYRTFGDLLATGKARPGGLSFGSAGVATPSHLVCEMVNHQSGIRMQHVPYKGNAPAVNDLMAGHIPVMCNNLGGTLPYMQGGQIRILAQTGKTRSAAVPEVPTFAELGLSGFDAGLWVGLAAPKGTPKKVVETLNQALAKVLATPEMKQKFARLGAAPLDPSLAAWAERIRTDRRTWDPVLKSVDLRTQ from the coding sequence ATGACTTCCCGCTCCGCTCTTTCTTCCCGTCTTGCCGGCCTGCTCGCCGCGGCCGCGCTGTCGGCCGGCGCCGCGCACGCGGTGTACCCCGAGCAGCCGATCAAGCTCATCGTGCCCTTCCCCGCCGCGGGCAGCACCGATCTGGTGGCGCGCGCGCTCGCCGTCGACCTGGGCACCGCGCTCGGCCAGCAGATCGTGGTCGAGAACAAGCCCGGTGCGGGCAGCCTGATCGGCTCCGAGTTCGTCGCCAAAGCCGCACCCGACGGCTACACGCTGCTGATGGCGGGCCTCTCCAACGTCTTCCTGCCCTACGTGCACAAGGAGCTCAAGTGGGATCCGGTCGACGACTTCGTCGGCGTCGGTCTCGTGGCCGACCTGCCCAACGTGATCGCGGTCAACGCGAAGACGCCCTATCGCACGTTCGGCGATCTGCTCGCCACGGGCAAGGCCAGGCCGGGCGGGCTGTCGTTCGGCTCGGCCGGCGTCGCCACGCCGTCGCACCTGGTCTGCGAGATGGTCAACCACCAGAGCGGCATCAGGATGCAGCATGTGCCCTACAAGGGCAACGCGCCGGCGGTCAACGACCTGATGGCCGGCCACATCCCCGTGATGTGCAACAACCTCGGCGGCACGCTGCCCTACATGCAGGGCGGGCAGATCCGCATCCTCGCGCAGACCGGCAAGACCCGCTCGGCGGCCGTGCCCGAGGTGCCGACCTTCGCCGAACTCGGCCTGTCGGGCTTCGACGCCGGCCTCTGGGTGGGCCTGGCCGCGCCCAAGGGCACGCCGAAGAAGGTGGTCGAGACGCTGAACCAGGCGCTCGCCAAGGTGCTCGCCACGCCCGAGATGAAGCAGAAGTTCGCGCGCCTCGGCGCGGCGCCGCTCGATCCGAGCCTGGCCGCATGGGCCGAGCGCATCAGGACCGACCGCCGCACATGGGACCCTGTGCTCAAGTCCGTGGACCTGAGGACGCAGTGA
- a CDS encoding Crp/Fnr family transcriptional regulator — translation MNNVPVSPQDAALMEQALRLTSGFASWPPALMARLIAGSRIERRAHDELVGSETGAPWTFFVISGHVLVSRTPPGGRRAAVTMLGPGSLVGLVRVLEGPEVDGRVAYDFSAAVDTTVARMPTAEIRRLLDEQPALWRDMALMLMKQHRQVLETLLTARMGSFSERLTATLERLAALYGTDDGHEVRIGLRLTQEDLAALLQVTRQSVNKALRRLADAGAISLGYNSIGILDHEALRRHSGSVL, via the coding sequence ATGAACAACGTTCCCGTTTCACCGCAGGACGCCGCACTGATGGAGCAGGCGCTGCGGCTCACTTCCGGTTTCGCATCCTGGCCGCCGGCCCTGATGGCGCGGCTGATCGCCGGCTCCCGGATCGAGCGCCGCGCGCACGACGAACTCGTGGGCAGCGAGACGGGCGCTCCCTGGACCTTCTTCGTGATCTCGGGCCACGTGCTCGTGAGCCGCACGCCGCCCGGCGGCAGGCGCGCGGCCGTGACCATGCTCGGGCCCGGCAGCCTGGTCGGCCTGGTGCGCGTGCTCGAAGGTCCCGAGGTCGATGGCCGGGTGGCCTACGATTTCAGTGCCGCCGTGGACACCACGGTGGCACGCATGCCGACCGCGGAGATCCGGCGGCTGCTCGATGAGCAGCCCGCGCTCTGGCGCGACATGGCGCTGATGCTGATGAAGCAGCACCGCCAGGTGCTCGAGACCCTGCTCACCGCGCGCATGGGCAGCTTCTCGGAGCGCCTGACCGCCACGCTCGAGCGCCTTGCCGCGCTCTACGGCACCGACGACGGCCACGAGGTCCGCATCGGCCTGCGGCTCACGCAGGAAGACCTCGCGGCGCTGCTGCAGGTCACGCGACAGTCGGTCAACAAGGCGCTGCGCAGGCTCGCCGACGCAGGGGCGATCAGCCTCGGCTACAACTCGATCGGCATCCTGGACCACGAGGCATTGCGGCGGCATTCGGGCAGCGTGCTCTGA